Proteins co-encoded in one Myripristis murdjan chromosome 4, fMyrMur1.1, whole genome shotgun sequence genomic window:
- the tle2a gene encoding transducin-like enhancer protein 2a isoform X5, with the protein MFPQNRPPAPLQPPPGSSASAAAAAAAAAAAAASGTPQSLKLTYPETLDRIKEEFQFLQTQYHSLKLECEKLATEKTEIQRHYVMYYEMSYGLNIEMHKQTEIAKRLNVICAQLIPFLSQEHQQQVVQAMERAKQQQLQAQHLSQHAQGLPMGPHPSGLPHPGLALGGGSGLLALSGALGAQLAAKDERAHLEAAAAAAAAEHHRDREAGPSSLSNGDKGRAADYLSNGKKRKADEKEFMTDYGSDADKSDDNLVVDEDPSSPRSVQSYSSRENGLDKMPPSRKEGPPQASPTSLASSSSAASPSRSKEPPQREKSSTPGMKPGTPMSQESNTPGPSGPPQFRPVPGKPGVDPLALGLRNPLAVQGAYPPGAFGLPPPGVNGELPGAAGYGAGLHLVSPQMNGSAAAAAAAAAAAGYGRPPVVGYESPHPHMRVPGLPASLQSAASGKPAYSFHVSADGQMQPVPFPPDALLGPGIPRHARQIHTLNHGEVVCAVTISTSTRHVYTGGKGCVKVWDISQPGSKSPMAQLDCLNRDNYIRSCKLLPDGRTLIVGGEASTLSIWDLATPTPRIKAELTSSAPACYALAISPDNKVCFSCCSDGNIVVWDLHNQTLVRQFQGHTDGASCIDISNDGTKLWTGGLDNTVRCWDLREGRQLQQHDFTSQIFSLGYCPTGEWLAVGMESSNVEVLHVSKPDKYQLHLHESCVLSLKFAYCGKWFVSTGKDNLLNAWRTPYGSSIFQSKESSSVLSCDISPDDQFIVTGSGDKKATVYEVIY; encoded by the exons tTTGAAGCTGGAATGTGAGAAACTGGCCACAGAAAAGACTGAGATCCAGAGACACTACGTTATG TATTATGAGATGTCCTATGGCCTTAACATTGAAATGCACAAACAG acgGAGATTGCCAAGCGGTTGAACGTGATCTGTGCTCAGCTCATCCCATTCCTGTCACAGGAG CACCAACAACAGGTGGTCCAGGCCATGGAGCGCGCCAAGCAG cagcagcttcaggctCAGCACCTCTCCCAGCATGCCCAGGGCCTGCCAATGGGTCCGCACCCGTCAGGACTGCCCCACCCTGGCCTGGCGCTAGGCGGGGGGTCTGGCCTGTTGGCCCTCTCCGGGGCGCTGGGTGCCCAACTGGCTGCCAAGGATGAGAGGGCCCACCTAGAGGCAGCAGCTGCCGCCGCTGCAGCAGAGCACCACAGAG ATCGTGAAGCAGGACCG AGCTCTCTGTCCAACGGGGATAAGGGTCGCGCGGCAGACTACCTCAGCAAcgggaagaagaggaaagccGACGAAAAGGAGTTCATGACAGACTAT ggcagCGATGCGGATAAGAGTGATGATAATTTGGTGGTGGATGAG GACCCGTCGTCCCCACGCAGCGTGCAGTCCTACTCGTCCAGGGAGAACGGCCTGGACAAGATGCCCCCGTCCCGCAAAGAAGGCCCCCCGCAGGCCAGCCCCACCTCGCTGGCCTCCTCCAGCAGCGCTGCCTCCCCCTCCCGCAGCAAGGAGCCCCcacag agggagaaatccagcaccCCAGGCATGAAACCAGGGACTCCCATGTCTCAAGAGTCCAACACCCCAGGACCCAGCGGCCCCCCGCAGTTCCGCCCGGTCCCTGGCAAGCCTGGTGTGGACCCACTGG ctCTGGGTCTGAGGAACCCCCTGGCAGTGCAGGGTGCCTACCCCCCCGGGGCTTTCGGCCTGCCCCCTCCAGGGGTGAACGGGGAGCTGCCCGGGGCGGCAGGCTACGGCGCCGGCCTCCACCTGGTCTCCCCCCAGATGAATGGATCTGCAGCggctgccgccgccgctgcagCCGCCGCCGGCTACGGACGACCCCCCGTG GTAGGTTATGAGTCCCCGCACCCGCATATGAGGGTCCCCGGGCTGCCTGCCAGCCTGCAGTCGGCCGCCTCAGGAAAACC CGCCTACTCGTTCCATGTGAGCGCGGACGGCCAGATGCAGCCGGTGCCCTTCCCCCCCGACGCCCTGCTGGGCCCGGGCATCCCGCGCCACGCCCGTCAGATCCACACCCTGAACCACGGAGAGGTGGTGTGCGCCGTCACCATCAGCACCTCCACGCGCCACGTCTACACCGGAGGCAAGGGCTGCGTCAAGGTGTGGGACATCAGCCAGCCGGGCAGCAAGAGCCCCATGGCCCAGCTCGACTGTCTG AACAGGGATAACTACATCCGCTCCTGCAAGCTGCTCCCCGACGGGCGGACCTTGATTGTGGGCGGGGAGGCCAGCACGTTGTCGATCTGGGACTTGGCCACGCCCACTCCGCGCATCAAGGCGGAGCTAACGTCGTCTGCCCCGGCCTGCTACGCTCTGGCCATCTCCCCTGACAACAAGGTCTGCTTTTCCTGCTGCAGTGATGGAAACATCGTGGTCTGGGACCTTCACAACCAGACCCTGGTCAG GCAGTTCCAGGGTCACACAGACGGGGCGAGCTGCATCGACATCTCCAACGACGGCACCAAGCTGTGGACGGGAGGGCTGGACAACACGGTCCGCTGCTGGGACCTCCGAGAGGGacggcagctgcagcagcacgacTTCACCtcgcag ATCTTCTCTCTGGGCTACTGTCCGACAGGCGAGTGGCTGGCTGTGGGCATGGAGAGCAGCAATGTGGAAGTGCTGCACGTCTCCAAACCTGATAAGTACCAGCTGCACCTCCACGAGAGCTGCGTGCTCTCCCTCAAGTTCGCCTACTGCG GTAAATGGTTCGTGAGCACAGGCAAAGATAACCTCCTGAACGCGTGGCGGACGCCTTACGGATCCAGCATATTCCAG tccaaGGAGTCTTCGTCGGTCCTTAGCTGTGATATCTCCCCTGACGACCAGTTCATCGTCACCGGCTCCGGGGACAAGAAGGCCACAGTCTACGAAGTCATCTACTGA
- the tle2a gene encoding transducin-like enhancer protein 2a isoform X6 yields the protein MFPQNRPPAPLQPPPGSSASAAAAAAAAAAAAASGTPQSLKLTYPETLDRIKEEFQFLQTQYHSLKLECEKLATEKTEIQRHYVMYYEMSYGLNIEMHKQTEIAKRLNVICAQLIPFLSQEHQQQVVQAMERAKQQLQAQHLSQHAQGLPMGPHPSGLPHPGLALGGGSGLLALSGALGAQLAAKDERAHLEAAAAAAAAEHHRDREAGPSSLSNGDKGRAADYLSNGKKRKADEKEFMTDYGSDADKSDDNLVVDEDPSSPRSVQSYSSRENGLDKMPPSRKEGPPQASPTSLASSSSAASPSRSKEPPQREKSSTPGMKPGTPMSQESNTPGPSGPPQFRPVPGKPGVDPLALGLRNPLAVQGAYPPGAFGLPPPGVNGELPGAAGYGAGLHLVSPQMNGSAAAAAAAAAAAGYGRPPVVGYESPHPHMRVPGLPASLQSAASGKPAYSFHVSADGQMQPVPFPPDALLGPGIPRHARQIHTLNHGEVVCAVTISTSTRHVYTGGKGCVKVWDISQPGSKSPMAQLDCLNRDNYIRSCKLLPDGRTLIVGGEASTLSIWDLATPTPRIKAELTSSAPACYALAISPDNKVCFSCCSDGNIVVWDLHNQTLVRQFQGHTDGASCIDISNDGTKLWTGGLDNTVRCWDLREGRQLQQHDFTSQIFSLGYCPTGEWLAVGMESSNVEVLHVSKPDKYQLHLHESCVLSLKFAYCGKWFVSTGKDNLLNAWRTPYGSSIFQSKESSSVLSCDISPDDQFIVTGSGDKKATVYEVIY from the exons tTTGAAGCTGGAATGTGAGAAACTGGCCACAGAAAAGACTGAGATCCAGAGACACTACGTTATG TATTATGAGATGTCCTATGGCCTTAACATTGAAATGCACAAACAG acgGAGATTGCCAAGCGGTTGAACGTGATCTGTGCTCAGCTCATCCCATTCCTGTCACAGGAG CACCAACAACAGGTGGTCCAGGCCATGGAGCGCGCCAAGCAG cagcttcaggctCAGCACCTCTCCCAGCATGCCCAGGGCCTGCCAATGGGTCCGCACCCGTCAGGACTGCCCCACCCTGGCCTGGCGCTAGGCGGGGGGTCTGGCCTGTTGGCCCTCTCCGGGGCGCTGGGTGCCCAACTGGCTGCCAAGGATGAGAGGGCCCACCTAGAGGCAGCAGCTGCCGCCGCTGCAGCAGAGCACCACAGAG ATCGTGAAGCAGGACCG AGCTCTCTGTCCAACGGGGATAAGGGTCGCGCGGCAGACTACCTCAGCAAcgggaagaagaggaaagccGACGAAAAGGAGTTCATGACAGACTAT ggcagCGATGCGGATAAGAGTGATGATAATTTGGTGGTGGATGAG GACCCGTCGTCCCCACGCAGCGTGCAGTCCTACTCGTCCAGGGAGAACGGCCTGGACAAGATGCCCCCGTCCCGCAAAGAAGGCCCCCCGCAGGCCAGCCCCACCTCGCTGGCCTCCTCCAGCAGCGCTGCCTCCCCCTCCCGCAGCAAGGAGCCCCcacag agggagaaatccagcaccCCAGGCATGAAACCAGGGACTCCCATGTCTCAAGAGTCCAACACCCCAGGACCCAGCGGCCCCCCGCAGTTCCGCCCGGTCCCTGGCAAGCCTGGTGTGGACCCACTGG ctCTGGGTCTGAGGAACCCCCTGGCAGTGCAGGGTGCCTACCCCCCCGGGGCTTTCGGCCTGCCCCCTCCAGGGGTGAACGGGGAGCTGCCCGGGGCGGCAGGCTACGGCGCCGGCCTCCACCTGGTCTCCCCCCAGATGAATGGATCTGCAGCggctgccgccgccgctgcagCCGCCGCCGGCTACGGACGACCCCCCGTG GTAGGTTATGAGTCCCCGCACCCGCATATGAGGGTCCCCGGGCTGCCTGCCAGCCTGCAGTCGGCCGCCTCAGGAAAACC CGCCTACTCGTTCCATGTGAGCGCGGACGGCCAGATGCAGCCGGTGCCCTTCCCCCCCGACGCCCTGCTGGGCCCGGGCATCCCGCGCCACGCCCGTCAGATCCACACCCTGAACCACGGAGAGGTGGTGTGCGCCGTCACCATCAGCACCTCCACGCGCCACGTCTACACCGGAGGCAAGGGCTGCGTCAAGGTGTGGGACATCAGCCAGCCGGGCAGCAAGAGCCCCATGGCCCAGCTCGACTGTCTG AACAGGGATAACTACATCCGCTCCTGCAAGCTGCTCCCCGACGGGCGGACCTTGATTGTGGGCGGGGAGGCCAGCACGTTGTCGATCTGGGACTTGGCCACGCCCACTCCGCGCATCAAGGCGGAGCTAACGTCGTCTGCCCCGGCCTGCTACGCTCTGGCCATCTCCCCTGACAACAAGGTCTGCTTTTCCTGCTGCAGTGATGGAAACATCGTGGTCTGGGACCTTCACAACCAGACCCTGGTCAG GCAGTTCCAGGGTCACACAGACGGGGCGAGCTGCATCGACATCTCCAACGACGGCACCAAGCTGTGGACGGGAGGGCTGGACAACACGGTCCGCTGCTGGGACCTCCGAGAGGGacggcagctgcagcagcacgacTTCACCtcgcag ATCTTCTCTCTGGGCTACTGTCCGACAGGCGAGTGGCTGGCTGTGGGCATGGAGAGCAGCAATGTGGAAGTGCTGCACGTCTCCAAACCTGATAAGTACCAGCTGCACCTCCACGAGAGCTGCGTGCTCTCCCTCAAGTTCGCCTACTGCG GTAAATGGTTCGTGAGCACAGGCAAAGATAACCTCCTGAACGCGTGGCGGACGCCTTACGGATCCAGCATATTCCAG tccaaGGAGTCTTCGTCGGTCCTTAGCTGTGATATCTCCCCTGACGACCAGTTCATCGTCACCGGCTCCGGGGACAAGAAGGCCACAGTCTACGAAGTCATCTACTGA